The nucleotide window CTGCTGCGCGACTGGCCGCTTGTCGAGTGCGCGAAGATGGGGGCCGTGACGGCAAGCTTCGCGGTCGCCCGCGTGGGCGCGCAGGCGGGGCTTCCGACGGAGCGGCAGGCGCTCGCGCGGTTCCGGCAGGTCTTCGGGCGGCTGCCAACCTAGGATTACTGCGCAGTTGCGCAGTAAAGCTCACGCGCCGACGATCTGCACGATCACGCGACGCTCGCGAGGGTGGGGGTCGAGCTCCACGAGCACGATCTGCTGCCACGTGCCCAGGACCGGCCGGCCTCCGCTCACGGGAACGGTGACCGACGGCCCGAGGAACGCCGCGCGCACGTGGCTGTGGCCGTTGCCGTCGTGCCAGGCCCGCTCGTGCCCGTACTCGAGCCCTTGCCCGTGCCGGGGGAAGAGCCGGTCGAGCGCCTTGGGCAGGTCCTCGCGCGCGAGCCCCGGCTCGAACTCGATCGTCGTGACGGCGCAGGTGCTGTGGGCCACGAACACGCAGGCGAGCCCTTCGGTCACGCCGCTTTCGCGCACTCGCCGCGCGACCTCCGCGGTGAGGTCCACGACGTCGACCTCGCCCCGCGTCTTGACCGTGAACTCCTGCACGGGAACCCCCCGTTTCAACGCTTGCACTGCTCGACGAAGTTGCGGAAGATGCGCTCGCCGTGCTCCGTGTGCTCGACCTCGGGGTGGAACTGGAGGCCGAAGCGAGGCAGCGTGCGGTGCTTCATGGCCTGCACGGCGCAGTTCTCGCTGTGGGCCAGGCGCACGAAGTCGGAGGGCAGGACCGAGACCTCGTCGTTGTGGCTCTCCCACGCCTGGAACCGCTCGGGCAGCCCGGCGAAGATCGTCTCGTCCGGCCCGTCGCGCACGACCTCCGCCGTGCCGAACTCGGGCACCTCGCCGGGCGTCGCCTTGCCGCCGTAGTGCGTGGCCATGAACTGGTGGCCCGCGCAGATGCCAAGGATGGGGAAGGGAGCGTTCGCGAGGTACTCCGCGCAGGCGCCCAGCGTGTCGCCGATGCCCACGCGCGGCGCGCCGCCCGACAGAACCAGGCCGTCGACGTCCGCGAGCTTCTCGTAGGGCGTCGTGTTGGGGACGATCTGCGTGTCCACCCCGATGTACTTCAGGACTCGCCACTCGCGGTGGGTCCACTGGCCGCCGTTGTCGACGACGAGCACGCGCATGGCTTGGCTCACGCGGACGGCGGCCAAATAGCTTGCGGCGCGCGCACGCCGGAGAGCGTTCCGCAAGGCTAAAGCCGGGCCGGGGTCGCGTGCAACCCATGACCGCCATTCGACGGATGGAGGCGACCGAGATCGAGATCGCGATCGACCGGACGGGCTTGCGGGCAGGCGTCGACGCGCTCAACCGGCTGCTCGCCGACGAGTTCGTGCTCTACGCGAAGACGAAGAACTATCACTGGAACGTGACCGGCGCCCACTTTGGCCCCCTGCACAAGATGCTCGAGGAGCAGTACGAGAAGCTCGACGAGGTCATGGACGAGGTGGCCGAGCGCGTCCGCATGCTCGGCGGGATCGCGCGGGCGACCCTTCGGGAGTTCGGCGAGTCCTCCTCGATCGAGGAGCGCTCGCCGGAGGGGGTCGACGAATGCGGCCTGCTCTGCGACCTCCTCGCCGACCACGAGACCGTCGCGCGGTCCCTCCGGGACGCCATCGACGCAAGCGATCAACGGAAGGACCACGGAACGTCGGACCTCCTGTCCGGAATCCTTCGCGGGCACGAGAAGACCGCCTGGATGCTGCGCGCGCACCTCGTCGACACTTTGGGCACCGAGGGTACCGTAAGCGGGGTCGCGGCATCCGCGACGTCCTCGATCTCGCCCCTGGCGACCTCTCCGCCGGGAGGCCCCGGCGACCGCCCGACGGGCGCGGGAACGGCGCCCTAACCGCCGGTCGCCAACCTTTACGGGCCCAAGCGCCATCCCGTCCTCGCTTATGACCGACGACGCCGTCGCGTGGTTCGACCAGGACGCGGCTTCGTACTTTGCGCGCAACCAAGCGCCGTCCGAAGACCTCGCGGTCGTGGTGCCGCACCTGCGCCCGGGAAGCCGCGTCCTCGACCTCGGGTGCGGACCCGGCGTGGAGGCAAACCGCCTGTCGGAGCTTGGCCACCGCGTGCTCGCCGTGGACGCCGCGCGATGGAGAGCATGTTGGGCGCGAGTTCCCGGCCGTCGACTTTCGACTCGCGGACATCCGCTCGCTGCGGTTCGAACCGGGATCGTTCGACGCGGTGACGGCGCTCTACTCGCTCATCTTCCTTCCAAGCAAGGAGTTCGACGCGGCCCTTGCCGACTGCCATCGCTGGCTTGCGCCGGGAGGCGTCCTGTTCGTGGTCGCGCAGGGCGGGCCGCCGTCCGAACCGGGCGTAGCGGCGCTCTTCCGCGTCATGCCGATGGACGACCTGCTCGCGCGGACGCGGGATGCGGGCTTTGCCATCGTGGAGAGCTCGGCCCGCGAGCCGCGCGCGCACGAGAGGAAGTTCCAAAAGCTGCGCGTCGTCGCGACGAGATCAACCGGATAGCCTTTCGCGCAGGTCAGGGGCCCGGGCCGGCAGGCCCGGCCAGGCGCGACGCGGCGCGCCGCGAAGCGCGCCGCGCAAGGAGCGGCGGAAGCGCAATGCCCGCGACCACGAGCGCTCCTCCGGCCGCATGAAGCAAGGTAAGCTCCTCTCCGAGGATCCAAGCGGCTTGCAGCACGGCGAAGACGGGAACGAGACCGAAGAAGGGCGCCGCGCGCGCCACGCCGACCCGCTGCACGCCAAGGTAGAAGGTGACGAACGCGACCGCCGTCGCTCCCACGCCAAGGTACAGGACGTTCGCCCATGCGAGCGCGCTCCATCCGGCGAACACCGCCGGCCCTTCGATGGCGAGGACGACGGGCGCGAAGAGAAGGGCCCCCAGCGCGCTTGCGGCGAGGATGCCCGTCACGGCGGGGATGCGGTCGGAGGCGCGACGCCCCAGCACGGTGTACACGCCCCAAGCGCCCGCGGCCAGGA belongs to Candidatus Thermoplasmatota archaeon and includes:
- a CDS encoding DNA starvation/stationary phase protection protein — encoded protein: MTAIRRMEATEIEIAIDRTGLRAGVDALNRLLADEFVLYAKTKNYHWNVTGAHFGPLHKMLEEQYEKLDEVMDEVAERVRMLGGIARATLREFGESSSIEERSPEGVDECGLLCDLLADHETVARSLRDAIDASDQRKDHGTSDLLSGILRGHEKTAWMLRAHLVDTLGTEGTVSGVAASATSSISPLATSPPGGPGDRPTGAGTAP
- a CDS encoding GMP synthase subunit A, coding for MRVLVVDNGGQWTHREWRVLKYIGVDTQIVPNTTPYEKLADVDGLVLSGGAPRVGIGDTLGACAEYLANAPFPILGICAGHQFMATHYGGKATPGEVPEFGTAEVVRDGPDETIFAGLPERFQAWESHNDEVSVLPSDFVRLAHSENCAVQAMKHRTLPRFGLQFHPEVEHTEHGERIFRNFVEQCKR
- a CDS encoding secondary thiamine-phosphate synthase enzyme YjbQ, translated to MQEFTVKTRGEVDVVDLTAEVARRVRESGVTEGLACVFVAHSTCAVTTIEFEPGLAREDLPKALDRLFPRHGQGLEYGHERAWHDGNGHSHVRAAFLGPSVTVPVSGGRPVLGTWQQIVLVELDPHPRERRVIVQIVGA
- a CDS encoding class I SAM-dependent methyltransferase, giving the protein MATACSPWTPRDGEHVGREFPAVDFRLADIRSLRFEPGSFDAVTALYSLIFLPSKEFDAALADCHRWLAPGGVLFVVAQGGPPSEPGVAALFRVMPMDDLLARTRDAGFAIVESSAREPRAHERKFQKLRVVATRSTG